A stretch of the Tachysurus vachellii isolate PV-2020 chromosome 26, HZAU_Pvac_v1, whole genome shotgun sequence genome encodes the following:
- the si:dkey-111e8.4 gene encoding uncharacterized protein si:dkey-111e8.4, producing the protein MDDTRVSSMSEWLNSDIFIIFVVFLLLTIIAIVAVCCILRRRHTHEKMAEVEIIPPANSSPNNNPRFTLRILTEQKHASEIIQMLTGQIRSIDAVCTTDPGVSDVHAEVIEISQDQSQIHTLASCHTETDSTLHTAQQATSLNLQTTTVIIHPVPDTVSLTGVTDEDDSYDECTDETQL; encoded by the exons ATGGATGACACTAGGGTGAGCTCCATGTCCGAGTGGCTAAATTCTGATATTTTCATCATATTTGTGGTTTTCCTGCTGCTCACAATTATTGCCATCGTTGCTGTCTGTTGCATCTTAAGACGTCGTCATACACACGa GAAAATGGCAGAAGTTGAGATCATTCCACCTGCCAATTCAAGTCCAAACAATAATCCTAGATTCACCTTGAGGATCctaacagaacagaaacatgCCTCAGAGATCATTCAGATGTTAACAGGACAAATTCGCTCTATAGATGCTGTGTGCACCACTGACCCTGGTGTCTCTGATGTACATGCTGAGGTTATCGAGATTTCTCAAGATCAGTCTCAGATACACACTTTGGCTTCGTGTCACACCGAAACAGACAGCACACTCCACACTGCACAGCAGGCCACCTCTCTTAACTTGCAAACTACCACTGTTATTATCCATCCTGTGCCTGATACAGTTAGCTTAACTGGGGTTACTGATGAGGATGATAGTTATGATGAATGTACCGATGAAACGCAGCTGTAA